The window CCACCGAGGTCGTTGGCGCCCGCCATGAGGGCCTGGCGCACCCCGGTGGCGCCCATCTTGACCCAGCTCACCTGGATGTTCGGCACCCACGGGTGGTAGGCGATGCGGGCCACGGCGTGCATCAGCAGGGCCTCGCGGAAGGTCGGACCCGGCCTGGCCCGGTGCTGCAGGTAGATCGGCGCCGCCATGTGGACGAACGGCAGGGGGACGAACTCGGTGAAGCCACCCGTCTCCTTCTGCAGCTCGCGGGTGCGCACGATGTGTCGGGCCCAGTGGACGGGCGACTCGACGGAGCCGAACATGATCGTGATGTTCGAGCGGAGCCCTACCGAGTGCGCGACGCGATGGGCCTCGAGCCACTCCTCGGTGTTGACCTTGTCCGGGCACAGCACGGCCCGCACCTCGTCATCGAGGATCTCGGCCGCGGTGCCCGGCAGCGTCTTCAGGCCCGCGTCCATCAGCCGCCGCAGGTAGTCGGCGAGCGGCTCGCCCAGGCGCCGAGCTCCTTCGGTGACCTCGAGGGCGGTGAATCCGTGGATGTGGATCCGCTCAGAGGCGGCCCGCACCGCCTTGATCACCTCGAGGTAGTAGTCGCCGTCGAAGCTGGGATGAATGCCCCCCTGGAGGCACACCTCCGTGGCCCCGAGCGCCTCGGCCTCGGCGACCCGTCGAGAGATCTCGTCCAGCTCGAGCAGGTACGGGCTACCTCGGAGGTTGAGCGACAGCGGCCCCTTCGAGAAGGCGCAGAATCGACACTTGAACGTGCACACGTTGGTGTAGTTGATGTTGCGGTTGGTCACCCAGGTGACGGCGTCACCGACCGCCGCCTGACGAAGCCCGTCAGCCACCTCCGCCACCGCGACCAGTCCCGGCCCGCGGGCTGCGAAGAGCTCGGTGATCTCCTCGACGCCGACCTCGTGTCCCAGCTGCACCCCGGTCAGCACCTCGGCCAGGGCACCCCTGGTCAGGACGGAAGGACTGGGGGCGACTGGCACCTGCGAGTCGTGCGACCCCACGGCGAGCAGCGGCGGCGGGCCCGCCGTGCCCCCCGACGACCAGTCATCCTCCCGGGCGAGACCCTCGGCGTCCGAGCGGTCGAGAACGGGGAAGCGCATGGCGGCGTCGAGCCAGCGTTCGGGGGAGAGGGCGTACTCGGGATAGATCGTGAGCCGGGCGGCCAGGGCGAAGCCCCGCGACTCGGTGGTGCGCCGCAGGGCCTCGACGGCCGGCCACGGCCGCTCCGGGTTGACGTGGTCGGCGGTCACGGGCGAGACGCCACCCCAGTCGTCGATGCCGGCGTCGAGGAGCGAACCGAAGTCGTCCGAGAGGTTGGGGGGCGCCTGGAGGTGGATCTCCGCGGGCAGCACGAGCCTGGCCGCGGCCACCGACCACAGGTACTCCTCGGCCGGGCACGGCGGGTGGGCGTGCATGGCCGTACCCGGCTTGGGCAGGAAGTTCTGGACGATCACCTCCTGGACGTGGCCGTGACGGGCGTGCGACGCGGCGATCGCTTCCAGGGCGACAAGTCGGTCCGCGCGACTCTCACCGATGCCGACGAGTATGCCGGTGGTGAACGGGATGCCCAGCTCGCCGGCGGCCTCCAGCGTGGCGAGCCGCCGTTCGGGAGTCTTGTCGGGGCTTCCACGGTGACACTCGAGGTCCGCCAGGGTCTCGATCATCATCCCCTGGCTGGCCGACAGCGGCCGCAGGCGAGCCAGCTCCTCAGGGTGAAGGGCGCCCGCGTTGGCGTGGG of the Acidimicrobiales bacterium genome contains:
- the cofH gene encoding 5-amino-6-(D-ribitylamino)uracil--L-tyrosine 4-hydroxyphenyl transferase CofH — protein: PSEVLAIAKAGAAAGCHEALFTLGERPEERYPAAREWLDAEGHASTVDYLASVAALVRDETGLLPHANAGALHPEELARLRPLSASQGMMIETLADLECHRGSPDKTPERRLATLEAAGELGIPFTTGILVGIGESRADRLVALEAIAASHARHGHVQEVIVQNFLPKPGTAMHAHPPCPAEEYLWSVAAARLVLPAEIHLQAPPNLSDDFGSLLDAGIDDWGGVSPVTADHVNPERPWPAVEALRRTTESRGFALAARLTIYPEYALSPERWLDAAMRFPVLDRSDAEGLAREDDWSSGGTAGPPPLLAVGSHDSQVPVAPSPSVLTRGALAEVLTGVQLGHEVGVEEITELFAARGPGLVAVAEVADGLRQAAVGDAVTWVTNRNINYTNVCTFKCRFCAFSKGPLSLNLRGSPYLLELDEISRRVAEAEALGATEVCLQGGIHPSFDGDYYLEVIKAVRAASERIHIHGFTALEVTEGARRLGEPLADYLRRLMDAGLKTLPGTAAEILDDEVRAVLCPDKVNTEEWLEAHRVAHSVGLRSNITIMFGSVESPVHWARHIVRTRELQKETGGFTEFVPLPFVHMAAPIYLQHRARPGPTFREALLMHAVARIAYHPWVPNIQVSWVKMGATGVRQALMAGANDLGGTLMDENISRAAGASHGQAMDEEGFRSIVEPIGRRLEQRTTLYERVPAPA